Proteins from a single region of Leuconostoc gasicomitatum LMG 18811:
- a CDS encoding APC family permease, which produces MSESKTKTGWFHKASPSSFAISDAHLRKTLGVKEMLALGIGTIVSTAIFTLPGIVAANHAGPAVAISFVIAAIVSGLAAFAYSEFASALPFAGSAYTWANVVFGEVFGWIAGWALLAEYFIAVAFVASGWSANFKLFLGSHNLVLPSALAGSFAAGHGGVVDIASLFAVLIVAVLLWRGTNTTARVENVLVVGKVLVILIFIGVGLTAIHPGNYVPFIPAHKAGTDFGGWSGIFAGASQIFLAYIGFDSIAASSAEAKDPKRTMPRGIIGSLIIATILFVTVSLVLVGMFHYSKYANNAAPAAWALLHSGHEFTSNLLSIVALIGMFTAIIGMMLAGSRLLYAFGRDGLLPGFLGKVNDRGLPNNALLVLSIIAILIGSVFSFTELAGLISAGTLIAFIIVSLGIYALRPREGKDIQEPGFKMPFYPVMPALSALGSGFIFYELDNQAKFYAFGWFVIGLIIYAVYGAKHSKISRK; this is translated from the coding sequence ATGTCGGAATCAAAAACAAAAACTGGGTGGTTTCATAAAGCGAGCCCATCGAGCTTTGCTATTAGTGATGCACACCTACGTAAAACACTAGGGGTTAAAGAAATGTTGGCACTGGGGATTGGTACAATTGTATCAACTGCCATCTTTACACTGCCTGGTATCGTGGCTGCGAATCATGCTGGACCAGCGGTTGCAATCTCGTTTGTTATTGCTGCCATTGTGTCTGGACTGGCCGCTTTTGCTTACTCTGAATTTGCGTCCGCTCTACCATTTGCTGGTTCAGCTTATACTTGGGCAAATGTTGTTTTTGGAGAAGTATTTGGCTGGATTGCTGGCTGGGCGCTTTTAGCGGAATATTTTATTGCCGTTGCCTTTGTCGCATCTGGTTGGTCAGCAAACTTTAAACTATTTCTTGGATCACATAATCTCGTCTTACCATCTGCTTTAGCAGGATCTTTTGCTGCTGGACATGGCGGAGTGGTTGATATTGCTTCGTTATTTGCAGTTTTAATCGTAGCTGTCTTATTGTGGCGCGGGACAAACACAACTGCTCGTGTCGAAAATGTATTGGTTGTTGGTAAAGTATTAGTTATTTTGATATTCATTGGTGTTGGTTTAACAGCCATTCATCCAGGTAACTATGTACCATTTATTCCAGCTCATAAGGCTGGGACAGACTTTGGTGGTTGGTCAGGTATCTTTGCTGGCGCCTCACAAATTTTCTTGGCTTATATTGGCTTTGACTCTATTGCTGCCAGTTCAGCTGAGGCGAAGGATCCCAAAAGAACAATGCCGCGTGGCATTATCGGTTCTTTGATTATTGCAACAATCCTCTTTGTAACAGTATCATTGGTCTTAGTTGGTATGTTCCATTATTCAAAATACGCTAATAATGCGGCTCCTGCTGCATGGGCATTATTGCATTCTGGGCATGAATTTACGTCTAATTTGTTATCAATTGTGGCTTTGATTGGTATGTTTACAGCAATTATCGGTATGATGCTTGCTGGTTCACGATTATTGTATGCTTTTGGTAGAGATGGTTTATTACCTGGTTTCTTAGGAAAAGTTAATGATAGAGGTCTTCCTAACAATGCTTTGTTAGTATTATCGATTATTGCAATTTTGATTGGTTCTGTATTTAGTTTTACAGAGTTAGCTGGCTTGATTTCTGCCGGTACATTGATTGCATTTATAATTGTTTCACTTGGGATTTATGCATTGCGTCCGCGTGAAGGCAAAGACATTCAAGAACCAGGCTTTAAAATGCCATTTTATCCAGTAATGCCAGCGCTATCAGCATTAGGATCTGGCTTTATTTTCTATGAATTAGACAATCAAGCAAAATTTTATGCTTTTGGATGGTTTGTCATTGGTTTAATTATTTACGCTGTTTACGGTGCTAAACACAGTAAAATATCACGCAAATAA
- a CDS encoding aspartate aminotransferase family protein — MSKNQDILNEEKMHLADATRVKYFDIVIDHGQGAIITDANGRDYIDLLASASATNTGHSHPKIVAAITAQAKKLIQYTPAYFANTTTAALAKRLTELAPGNFDKQVAFGNSGSDANDAMIKFARGFTGRQYIVSFTGAYHGSTYGALSISGVSLNMARHIGPLLPGIVKVPFPDQTQRLLGESDDDFSERLFKQFKLPFETYLPADEVALVIIEPIQGDGGIIKAPQKYMSLVYEFTRENGIVFAVDEVNQGLGRTGKMWSIDHFGIAPDMMSIGKSIASGLPLSAVIGRTEIMSSLSAPANVYTTAGNPVTAAAALATLDVIAEEHLVARSEKLGLLAQEFFEQAAKRYTFIGDVRLYGLNGGIDIIDSSGMPDNVATTKLIYRIFELGAIMISLRGNTLRFQPPLVITEKQLTHAFNIMEQAFSELAHGQLTLPETDNHIGW; from the coding sequence ATGTCAAAAAATCAAGATATTCTGAATGAAGAAAAAATGCATTTAGCAGATGCAACTCGAGTTAAATATTTTGATATAGTCATTGATCATGGTCAAGGAGCAATAATTACCGATGCAAATGGTCGTGATTATATTGATCTTTTAGCCAGTGCTAGTGCAACTAATACTGGACATTCACATCCAAAAATTGTGGCAGCGATTACTGCCCAAGCAAAAAAACTTATTCAGTATACACCGGCCTATTTTGCTAATACAACGACGGCCGCTCTAGCGAAGCGATTGACTGAATTGGCACCTGGAAATTTTGATAAACAAGTTGCCTTTGGTAATTCAGGTTCAGATGCAAACGATGCGATGATTAAATTTGCTCGAGGATTCACGGGTCGACAATATATTGTGAGCTTTACTGGTGCTTATCATGGATCAACATATGGTGCATTGTCTATTTCTGGCGTGAGTTTAAATATGGCACGTCATATTGGGCCACTTTTACCAGGAATTGTTAAAGTGCCTTTTCCAGATCAAACGCAAAGATTACTCGGAGAATCGGACGATGATTTTTCGGAACGCTTATTTAAACAATTTAAATTACCATTTGAAACTTATTTACCTGCAGATGAAGTTGCTCTAGTCATCATTGAACCGATTCAAGGTGATGGTGGTATTATTAAGGCACCACAAAAGTATATGTCATTAGTTTATGAATTTACTAGAGAAAATGGCATTGTTTTTGCTGTTGATGAGGTTAATCAAGGTTTAGGACGGACAGGAAAGATGTGGTCGATTGACCATTTTGGTATTGCACCAGATATGATGAGCATTGGAAAATCAATTGCCAGTGGCCTGCCATTAAGTGCTGTTATTGGCCGTACTGAGATTATGTCAAGCTTGTCAGCACCAGCTAACGTCTATACAACCGCAGGTAATCCTGTTACCGCTGCAGCGGCATTGGCAACACTAGATGTCATTGCAGAAGAGCATCTGGTGGCGCGTTCTGAAAAATTAGGATTACTAGCGCAAGAATTTTTTGAACAAGCAGCAAAGCGCTATACGTTTATTGGCGATGTGCGATTATATGGATTGAACGGTGGAATTGATATTATAGACAGTTCTGGTATGCCGGATAATGTGGCAACTACAAAGTTAATTTATCGCATTTTTGAATTGGGCGCGATTATGATTAGTTTACGTGGTAACACCTTGCGTTTCCAACCACCATTGGTGATAACAGAAAAACAATTAACTCATGCTTTTAATATCATGGAACAGGCATTTAGTGAGTTAGCACACGGCCAATTGACTTTGCCAGAAACTGACAATCATATTGGTTGGTAA